Proteins from one Candidatus Hydrogenedentota bacterium genomic window:
- a CDS encoding SUMF1/EgtB/PvdO family nonheme iron enzyme yields MNRCRIAAIVLMFVLAVPLAPAQERGGGGTAAPPAVSSGARVALVIGNSAYASAPLRNPVNDAKAMAAVLEQCGFAVIVRTDCTYEAMKKLVEEFGDRIRGAGVALFYYAGHGLQVGGANFLMPVDADIKGESEVEFKCVNAGLVLAKMEDSGAQVNVVVLDACRNNPFARGFRSATQGLALMNAAQGSVIAFSTAPDSVAADGDGQNSLYTESLVRYLPTPGLEIEDVLKRVGAEVVARTQSAQQPWRSSNLNADFYFVAPQVAAAADAPPPPAPSLLGHLQVAVNAPEATIYLDGREAGTATSSKPFERSNLPAGTAQVTVRAEGYEEHTETVSIEPGKWTQKPVVLAKVTVVRPPEPPRPPTAAPPAQPPQVTVTTGEPKPGDVQTVDLGGGVTLELVWIPPGTFLMGGDQSPEKVARLFGGENTEADWFRHEQPQHQVTLTQGFWLGKYEVTQGQWERVMGNNPSHLTFDPRLPVECVSWEDCQEFIDKLNGRVSRGGFRLPTESQWEYACRAGTTTPFCFGQTISTEQANYRGNYTYGNGREGVCRENTVLVGNFPANTWGLYDMHGNVKEWCSDWFGAYPSGSVTDPAGPASGVSRVVRGGSWADHPGCCRSAYRYSDTPDYRFAHLGLRLSRTP; encoded by the coding sequence ATGAACCGGTGTCGCATCGCCGCAATCGTTCTGATGTTCGTTTTGGCTGTGCCGCTTGCCCCAGCGCAGGAGCGCGGCGGCGGAGGCACGGCCGCGCCTCCGGCGGTTTCGAGCGGCGCGCGGGTGGCGCTGGTCATCGGCAACTCGGCCTATGCGTCGGCGCCGCTGCGCAACCCGGTCAACGACGCGAAGGCCATGGCGGCAGTGCTGGAACAGTGCGGGTTCGCCGTCATCGTGAGGACCGACTGCACCTACGAGGCGATGAAGAAATTGGTCGAGGAGTTCGGCGACCGCATCCGCGGCGCGGGCGTCGCGTTGTTCTACTACGCGGGCCACGGGCTGCAGGTCGGCGGCGCGAATTTTCTCATGCCCGTGGACGCGGACATCAAGGGCGAGAGCGAGGTCGAGTTCAAATGCGTGAACGCGGGGCTGGTGCTGGCGAAGATGGAGGATTCGGGCGCTCAGGTCAACGTCGTCGTGCTCGACGCCTGCCGCAACAACCCGTTCGCGCGCGGTTTCCGAAGCGCCACTCAGGGACTGGCGCTCATGAACGCGGCGCAGGGCTCGGTCATCGCCTTCTCCACCGCTCCGGACAGCGTGGCCGCCGACGGCGACGGCCAGAACAGCCTGTACACGGAGAGCCTGGTGCGCTACCTGCCCACGCCGGGGCTGGAAATCGAGGATGTGCTGAAACGGGTCGGCGCGGAGGTCGTGGCCAGAACCCAAAGCGCGCAACAGCCTTGGCGCAGTTCGAACCTCAACGCGGACTTCTATTTCGTGGCGCCGCAGGTCGCAGCCGCGGCCGACGCGCCGCCGCCGCCCGCGCCGTCGCTGCTGGGGCATTTACAGGTGGCCGTAAACGCGCCGGAGGCGACTATTTATCTTGACGGCCGTGAAGCGGGCACGGCGACATCGTCCAAGCCGTTCGAGCGGTCGAACCTGCCCGCGGGCACGGCTCAGGTGACCGTGCGCGCCGAAGGCTACGAAGAACATACGGAGACGGTGAGTATCGAGCCGGGCAAGTGGACGCAGAAGCCGGTGGTGCTGGCCAAGGTCACTGTGGTGCGTCCGCCGGAGCCGCCCCGCCCGCCGACAGCGGCGCCGCCCGCTCAGCCGCCGCAGGTGACGGTGACAACCGGCGAGCCGAAGCCCGGGGATGTGCAGACGGTGGACCTAGGTGGCGGGGTAACGCTGGAACTGGTGTGGATACCGCCGGGGACATTCCTGATGGGCGGAGACCAGAGTCCTGAGAAAGTGGCGCGTCTGTTCGGCGGAGAAAACACCGAAGCGGATTGGTTCAGGCATGAGCAGCCGCAACACCAGGTGACCTTGACCCAGGGCTTCTGGTTAGGCAAGTACGAGGTGACGCAGGGCCAATGGGAGCGAGTGATGGGGAACAATCCGAGCCATCTCACGTTCGACCCGCGTTTGCCGGTGGAATGCGTATCCTGGGAGGATTGTCAGGAGTTCATTGACAAGCTGAACGGCCGCGTGAGCCGGGGTGGTTTCCGTTTGCCGACGGAATCGCAGTGGGAGTACGCGTGCCGCGCGGGTACGACGACGCCTTTCTGTTTCGGTCAGACGATTTCGACGGAGCAGGCGAACTACCGCGGCAACTACACCTACGGTAATGGCCGTGAGGGTGTCTGCCGCGAGAATACGGTTTTAGTGGGCAATTTCCCGGCGAATACGTGGGGCTTGTACGACATGCACGGGAACGTCAAGGAATGGTGCTCGGACTGGTTTGGGGCTTACCCGTCCGGCTCCGTGACGGACCCTGCGGGCCCGGCGTCGGGT